From one Leishmania panamensis strain MHOM/PA/94/PSC-1 chromosome 11 sequence genomic stretch:
- a CDS encoding hypothetical protein (TriTrypDB/GeneDB-style sysID: LpmP.11.0760) has protein sequence MTMSSDDAVDVARPLPPHGPANMMSTYMTRYDYDYNGHPGLTGSDDGNGRNFEPGISGDVRNRPIFAYGVDTGDRDDHTIYQVDYTAKDRSVKNMAGLAARLTSASVPAAAAAINDVDKGTAYQRHWYRPGISDHIVLADGSHPHTVYQDDYQAPRHVAGGTVSEPVRYAGAAAAAYNADLLKPHGVVEDDGADLAPKITSRESLLPRRRKCPNTTWSPVFENTTDHRRTWNDCAPGDGVTGTYMCTSWEYGGTSQAHPSQLPLSLARSLAAHGLDVTANLDKAALLRQLAGAHYTPRTVRSSLGGVPLDTSDRTNPQFLSTMEQKRCAVSRRLEKEHYVTMSIYKSDFIDQGLLPELPGNPGGPANVRDTHPSPLATAGEMMAGQLTSTTRELGLLRNAHGTLKPGEAHPASRMRTGVLSVVRKMEKAVSIDKADPHRHKLRA, from the coding sequence ATGACCATGTCCAGTGACGACGCCGTGGATGTGGCGCGCCCATTGCCTCCGCACGGGCCAGCCAACATGATGTCGACCTACATGACACGGTATGACTACGACTACAATGGCCATCCGGGCCTGAcaggcagcgacgacggcaacggGAGGAACTTCGAGCCGGGCATAAGCGGTGACGTGCGCAACCGCCCAATCTTTGCCTACGGCGTCGACACAGGCGATCGCGACGACCACACCATCTACCAGGTCGACTACACCGCCAAAGACCGCTCCGTGAAGAATATGGCCGGGCTTGCCGCCAGGCTGACAAGCGCGTCTGtccctgcagctgcggcagcgattAACGACGTAGACAAGGGCACGGCGTACCAACGCCACTGGTACCGCCCCGGAATCTCTGATCACATAGTCTTGGCGGATGGCAGCCATCCACACACGGTGTACCAGGACGACTACCAGGCCCCCCGGCACGTCGCCGGTGGCACCGTGAGTGAGCCGGTGCGCTAcgcaggcgccgctgctgcggcctaTAATGCAGATTTGCTGAAGCCGCACGGCGTGGTGGAGGATGATGGCGCTGACCTCGCGCCGAAGATCACGTCAAGGGAGTCTCTTCTGCCACGGAGGCGTAAGTGCCCCAACACGACGTGGTCACCGGTCTTCGAGAACACCACTGACCACCGCCGTACGTGGAATGATTGCGCTCCTGGAGACGGTGTGACAGGCACATACATGTGCACCTCGTGGGAGTACGGCGGCACGAGCCAGGCTCACCcctcgcagctgccgctgagtCTCGCGCGCAGCCTTGCAGCTCATGGCCTGGACGTCACCGCGAACCTGGACAaggcggcgttgctgcgccagctTGCCGGGGCGCACTACACCCCGAGGACGGTGCGCAGCTCATTAGGCGGTGTTCCGCTGGACACAAGCGACCGCACGAACCCGCAGTTCCTGTCCACCATGGAGCAGAAGCGGTGTGCGGTGAGCCGGCGCCTTGAGAAGGAACATTACGTCACCATGTCCATCTACAAGAGCGACTTCATCGATCAAGGACTACTGCCAGAGCTGCCCGGCAACCCAGGAGGTCCGGCGAACGTTCGCGACACCCACCCCAGCCCCTTGGCCACTGCAGGGGAGATGATGGCTGGCCAGCTGACGAGCACAACGCGTGAGTTGGGATTGCTGCGCAACGCGCACGGTACCCTCAAGCCCGGCGAGGCACACCCCGCGTCGCGGATGCGCACAGGTGTTTTGTCAGTGGTGCGCAAAATGGAGAAGGCGGTCTCGATCGACAAGGCTGATCCGCACCGCCACAAACTCCGTGCGTAG